From the genome of Psychrilyobacter atlanticus DSM 19335, one region includes:
- a CDS encoding S1 RNA-binding domain-containing protein: protein MVDNTENFEELSFEEMLNQYAPKQVQRGEIVEAEIISKERDYSYLDIKGATEGIVRTEEITEFEVGDMIRVAITEDSDDEGHIRVSRRAVVQEEAVVKLEAALENKEVVTGKIVRKVNGGYIVEVMAHSAFMPNSLSQIRKDSTENVIGLEVEVIVKDIKTERNRKKVLVSRRDVVAMVEAEAFAKLSENQIVEVEVKSVLKFGLSVRVENVLGFIHISEISWGKVDDLNTLYKAGDKINAQIITLDAEKKSLKLSIKQLSQDPWATAADKYTVDTTVEGEVTKIVKFGAFVKLEDGIEGLVHISDFSWNNKKINLGEFISAGDKVQVRILDLNSEDKKLKLGIKQLSVDPWAIIDEKFKEGDKATGTIVDTKPYGVFVEVEEGIDAFIHTSDFAWAKLENKLAVGDKVEFQILAIDKENKKIKGGIKQLTKSPWEILSEEVGVGSVVTKKISSIADFGIFIDMGHGLDGMIHISQVSKDFVKDLKEKFEIGQEVTAEVIEISAADQKVKLSIKKIELDADRDEDAELLKKYGMTE, encoded by the coding sequence ATGGTTGATAACACAGAGAATTTTGAGGAATTAAGCTTTGAGGAAATGTTAAATCAATATGCACCAAAGCAGGTACAAAGAGGGGAAATAGTAGAAGCTGAAATAATTAGTAAGGAGAGAGATTATTCTTACTTAGATATAAAAGGAGCTACTGAAGGAATCGTTAGAACTGAAGAAATAACTGAATTTGAAGTAGGAGATATGATCAGAGTAGCTATCACTGAAGACAGTGATGATGAAGGACATATCAGAGTATCAAGAAGAGCAGTTGTACAAGAGGAAGCTGTAGTTAAATTAGAAGCTGCCCTTGAAAATAAAGAAGTAGTAACTGGTAAAATCGTAAGAAAAGTAAATGGTGGATATATAGTAGAAGTAATGGCTCACTCAGCATTCATGCCTAACTCTTTATCTCAAATCAGAAAAGATTCTACAGAAAACGTAATTGGTTTAGAAGTAGAAGTTATAGTTAAAGATATCAAAACAGAAAGAAACAGAAAGAAAGTATTAGTTTCTAGAAGAGATGTAGTAGCTATGGTAGAAGCAGAAGCATTTGCTAAATTAAGCGAAAATCAAATCGTTGAAGTAGAAGTTAAGAGTGTATTAAAATTTGGATTATCTGTAAGAGTAGAAAATGTATTAGGATTCATCCATATCTCTGAAATTTCATGGGGTAAGGTAGACGACTTAAACACTTTATATAAAGCAGGAGATAAGATCAATGCTCAAATCATCACATTAGATGCTGAGAAGAAGAGTCTTAAATTATCTATCAAACAATTATCTCAAGATCCTTGGGCAACAGCAGCAGATAAGTATACTGTAGATACAACTGTTGAAGGAGAAGTTACTAAAATTGTTAAATTTGGAGCTTTCGTTAAATTAGAAGACGGAATCGAAGGATTAGTTCATATCTCTGATTTCTCTTGGAACAACAAGAAAATCAACTTAGGTGAATTTATTTCAGCTGGAGATAAAGTACAAGTTAGAATCTTAGATTTAAACTCTGAAGACAAGAAATTAAAATTAGGAATCAAGCAATTAAGCGTAGATCCTTGGGCTATCATCGATGAGAAATTCAAAGAGGGAGATAAAGCAACTGGAACAATAGTTGATACAAAACCTTACGGAGTTTTCGTTGAAGTTGAAGAAGGAATCGATGCATTTATCCATACATCTGACTTCGCTTGGGCTAAGTTAGAGAACAAATTAGCTGTAGGAGATAAGGTAGAATTCCAAATTTTAGCTATAGATAAAGAAAACAAGAAAATCAAAGGTGGAATTAAGCAATTAACTAAAAGCCCTTGGGAAATCTTATCTGAAGAAGTAGGAGTAGGAAGCGTAGTTACTAAGAAAATCTCTAGTATCGCTGACTTCGGAATCTTCATCGACATGGGACATGGTTTAGATGGTATGATCCATATCTCTCAAGTTTCAAAAGACTTCGTTAAAGATTTAAAAGAAAAATTTGAAATTGGTCAAGAAGTAACTGCTGAAGTTATTGAAATCTCAGCTGCTGATCAAAAAGTAAAATTATCTATCAAGAAGATAGAATTAGATGCTGACAGAGATGAAGATGCAGAATTATTAAAGAAATATGGAATGACTGAATAA
- the ispH gene encoding 4-hydroxy-3-methylbut-2-enyl diphosphate reductase yields the protein MKNNYILKRAEKMGFCFGVKEAVDLAETIKSDQKIYMLGMLVHNEQVIEQLKSKGIIVVTEEEVLEGRDEIRQGDSVIIRAHGTIKKIYEILNQKNVRMYDVACIFVKRSREELINHEKSGYKIIFIGDEFHPEVRGIISFGCDVKVVKDFDELKKMKFEESEKYYILAQTTLNKNLYKEMTEYIENKYENCKVGNTICGATFERQKAVEKLSTEVDVMLIIGGKNSSNTKKLYNISKGINQKSYLIQTYKDLDFEWFEKGNRIGITAGASTPDEIVEKIESILLGGRCNG from the coding sequence ATGAAGAATAATTATATATTAAAAAGAGCAGAGAAGATGGGCTTTTGTTTTGGTGTAAAGGAAGCTGTAGATCTAGCTGAAACCATAAAATCAGATCAAAAAATATACATGCTGGGGATGCTAGTCCATAATGAACAGGTGATAGAGCAATTAAAGTCTAAGGGGATTATAGTTGTCACAGAGGAAGAAGTTCTAGAGGGAAGAGATGAAATCCGTCAGGGAGACTCTGTAATAATTCGTGCCCATGGAACAATAAAAAAAATATATGAGATTTTAAATCAAAAAAATGTTAGAATGTATGATGTAGCGTGTATTTTTGTAAAAAGAAGTAGGGAAGAACTTATAAATCATGAAAAAAGTGGATATAAGATCATCTTCATAGGAGATGAATTTCATCCTGAGGTTAGGGGGATCATATCTTTCGGATGTGATGTGAAAGTAGTAAAAGATTTTGATGAATTAAAAAAGATGAAATTTGAGGAATCAGAAAAATACTATATATTAGCTCAGACTACTTTAAATAAAAATCTCTATAAAGAGATGACTGAATACATAGAAAATAAATATGAAAACTGTAAGGTTGGAAATACTATTTGCGGTGCTACTTTTGAAAGGCAGAAAGCAGTAGAAAAATTATCTACCGAGGTAGATGTAATGCTCATTATAGGTGGGAAAAATAGTTCAAATACAAAAAAATTATACAATATCTCCAAGGGGATAAACCAAAAGAGCTATCTGATACAAACTTATAAAGATCTAGATTTTGAATGGTTTGAAAAGGGTAACAGAATAGGTATAACAGCAGGTGCTTCCACACCTGATGAAATAGTTGAAAAAATAGAAAGTATATTATTAGGAGGACGTTGTAATGGTTGA
- a CDS encoding HPr family phosphocarrier protein, which produces MKTIDVEIKNKAGLHARPSSLFVQIATEYDSEIMVICDDEEINGKSIMGLMLLAAEQGRTLTITADGEDEGAALEALKKLVEVDTFNEE; this is translated from the coding sequence TTGAAAACGATAGACGTAGAGATTAAAAATAAAGCAGGATTACATGCCAGACCATCTTCATTATTTGTACAGATAGCTACTGAATATGATTCAGAGATAATGGTTATTTGTGATGACGAAGAAATAAATGGAAAGAGTATCATGGGTCTTATGCTGTTAGCTGCAGAGCAGGGAAGAACATTAACTATCACAGCAGACGGTGAAGATGAAGGTGCAGCATTAGAAGCACTAAAAAAATTAGTAGAAGTAGACACCTTTAATGAAGAATAA
- the ptsP gene encoding phosphoenolpyruvate--protein phosphotransferase — MEKIMGKAIFEGIVIGEPYLRGKKQAALEEYKIEPHMLEDEIKRFEAAIRDAKQELKFLKSSLKGKVKSNDLKILNVHLMILDDPVLLSEIGKRLKKELVNIEKIVADVVEFYVDMFKDMKDPVYRQRAVDIQDVGEKIIGQLMVENCELHELDNKILVTKEILPSELFKMHHDKINLLGIVTEYSGATSHVAILAKTFGIPTLMGVKNVSRMEWKNKIILDTRKGEPCVIKDPTDEQIIEYKKEKAKLLAIREENKKLKGLPAVTKDGKEIVLNANIGGITDLLSLNNSMADGVGLLRTEFLYMESKFFPTEQQQIELYERAYKKVEKLEGERELIIRTLDIGADKQLPYYEMPFEENPFLGFRGIRFTLAHENIFRTQLRAILRVAKDRKIKVMFPMISNLQEIIQIKKILASVKKELKEEGLEYAGYIETGVMVEVPSTAFLIDKFSKYVDFFSLGTNDLTQYVMAADRLSADVAYLNDYFEPAVLRTINHIAEEAIRQKKKISVCGEMANDPMAIAALMSFGIDRFSMLSTYIPMAKRTILRLDRRDLQNKLKPKLLKCNNGKEVKEILKEYIEVITVENDRRRD; from the coding sequence ATGGAAAAGATAATGGGAAAGGCTATTTTTGAAGGTATAGTAATAGGGGAACCATATCTAAGAGGGAAAAAACAGGCAGCACTAGAGGAATACAAGATAGAGCCACATATGCTAGAAGATGAGATAAAGAGATTTGAGGCGGCAATAAGAGATGCCAAACAAGAACTTAAATTTTTAAAATCGTCGTTAAAAGGAAAAGTAAAAAGCAATGATTTAAAGATCCTAAATGTACATCTTATGATATTAGATGACCCAGTATTATTATCAGAGATAGGTAAAAGATTAAAAAAAGAATTAGTTAATATTGAAAAAATTGTAGCAGATGTAGTGGAATTTTATGTAGATATGTTTAAAGACATGAAAGATCCTGTTTATAGACAGAGAGCTGTAGATATCCAAGACGTTGGAGAAAAGATAATAGGGCAGTTAATGGTGGAAAACTGTGAATTGCATGAATTAGATAATAAGATCCTAGTAACCAAGGAGATCCTTCCGTCGGAACTATTTAAGATGCATCATGATAAGATCAATTTATTGGGAATAGTTACTGAATATAGTGGGGCAACTTCACATGTGGCTATCTTAGCTAAGACTTTTGGGATACCTACCCTTATGGGGGTAAAAAATGTATCTCGAATGGAATGGAAAAACAAGATAATATTGGATACCAGAAAAGGTGAACCTTGTGTAATCAAAGATCCTACAGATGAGCAAATTATAGAATATAAGAAAGAAAAAGCAAAGTTACTGGCCATAAGGGAAGAGAATAAAAAATTAAAGGGCCTGCCTGCTGTAACTAAAGATGGTAAAGAGATAGTCTTAAATGCCAATATTGGTGGGATAACAGATCTTCTGTCACTAAATAATAGTATGGCAGATGGGGTAGGACTTCTCAGAACAGAATTTCTATATATGGAAAGTAAATTTTTCCCTACAGAGCAACAGCAGATAGAGCTATATGAAAGAGCCTATAAAAAAGTGGAAAAATTAGAGGGAGAGAGAGAGCTCATTATAAGAACTCTGGATATAGGAGCAGATAAACAACTTCCTTATTATGAGATGCCTTTTGAAGAAAATCCATTTTTAGGATTTAGAGGGATCAGATTTACCCTGGCCCATGAAAATATCTTTAGAACTCAGTTAAGGGCAATCCTAAGGGTAGCAAAGGATAGAAAAATAAAAGTTATGTTTCCTATGATATCTAATCTACAGGAGATAATTCAAATAAAGAAAATACTGGCTTCAGTAAAAAAAGAGTTGAAAGAAGAAGGGTTAGAATATGCTGGTTATATAGAAACTGGGGTAATGGTAGAGGTCCCTTCGACTGCATTCTTGATAGATAAATTTTCAAAGTATGTAGATTTCTTTAGTCTGGGAACTAATGATCTTACTCAGTATGTCATGGCAGCAGACAGGCTAAGCGCCGATGTTGCTTATCTGAATGATTATTTTGAACCTGCAGTTCTTCGGACTATAAATCATATAGCTGAAGAAGCTATAAGGCAAAAGAAGAAAATAAGTGTCTGCGGAGAGATGGCTAATGATCCAATGGCTATAGCAGCCCTTATGAGTTTTGGGATAGATAGGTTCAGTATGTTATCGACTTATATACCCATGGCAAAGAGAACAATTTTAAGATTAGATAGAAGAGATCTCCAAAACAAACTAAAACCTAAATTACTAAAATGTAATAATGGAAAGGAAGTTAAAGAGATTCTAAAAGAATATATAGAGGTGATTACAGTTGAAAACGATAGACGTAGAGATTAA
- a CDS encoding DUF1667 domain-containing protein, producing the protein MKKLICIVCPMGCHIEVDEQNDYKTTGNQCPRGAVYGKKELTAPTRVVTSTIKISGGIHNRVPVKTAGDIPKELNFKCMDLINTLEVKSPVKMGDIVSENIFDTGVNIVITRDM; encoded by the coding sequence ATGAAAAAACTAATATGTATAGTTTGTCCAATGGGATGTCATATAGAGGTAGACGAACAAAATGACTACAAAACAACAGGAAATCAGTGTCCTAGAGGAGCTGTATACGGTAAAAAAGAATTGACTGCTCCTACCCGTGTAGTAACTTCAACGATTAAGATATCAGGTGGAATTCATAACAGGGTACCTGTAAAAACAGCAGGAGATATCCCTAAAGAGTTAAACTTTAAATGTATGGATTTGATAAATACCTTAGAGGTTAAATCTCCGGTAAAGATGGGAGATATTGTCAGTGAAAATATTTTTGATACAGGGGTAAATATAGTAATAACAAGAGATATGTAA
- a CDS encoding NAD(P)/FAD-dependent oxidoreductase has translation MKYELVVLGGGPAGLAAAIEAKKNGIKEVLIIERDNELGGILQQCIHNGFGLHEFKEELTGPEYAQRFINQMAEQGIEYKLDTMVLDVSAEKKIQAINSVDGYMEIEAQAIVLAMGCRERTRGAIAIPGDRPAGIFTAGTAQRFVNMEGYMVGKKVVILGSGDIGLIMARRMTLEGAKVEAVVELMPYSGGLTRNIVQCLEDYDIPLLLSHTVTNVKGDGRLERVTVAKVDENRKPIPGTEINYDVDTLLLSVGLIPENDLSRNAGIVLDRRTSGPIVNESMETSIEGIFACGNVVHVHDLVDFVSAESRRAGINAAKYIKNEIKRNEEFVEIDGTNGVSYTVPQKFRKENVDKGLEVFMRVREVFKDVKLEVRCGDETIMSLKKSHMAPGEMEKIMIPKVFMDKIKTNKIEVTIKR, from the coding sequence ATGAAATATGAATTAGTAGTATTAGGTGGTGGACCGGCAGGGCTGGCTGCAGCAATAGAAGCTAAAAAAAATGGGATTAAAGAAGTACTTATTATTGAAAGAGATAATGAATTAGGAGGGATCTTGCAGCAGTGTATCCATAATGGATTTGGATTACATGAGTTTAAAGAGGAACTTACAGGACCTGAATATGCTCAAAGATTTATAAATCAAATGGCTGAACAGGGAATAGAATATAAATTAGATACAATGGTACTAGATGTAAGTGCGGAGAAAAAAATACAGGCTATCAACTCTGTAGACGGATATATGGAGATAGAAGCTCAAGCGATAGTTTTAGCTATGGGATGTAGAGAAAGAACAAGGGGAGCTATAGCGATTCCAGGAGATAGACCAGCAGGAATATTTACAGCAGGAACGGCTCAAAGATTTGTAAATATGGAAGGATATATGGTAGGAAAAAAAGTAGTTATCTTAGGATCTGGAGATATCGGACTTATCATGGCTAGAAGGATGACATTAGAGGGAGCAAAAGTAGAAGCTGTAGTGGAACTTATGCCTTACTCAGGTGGACTTACTCGTAATATAGTACAGTGTTTAGAAGATTATGATATACCATTACTACTCAGTCATACAGTTACAAATGTAAAAGGTGACGGTAGACTAGAAAGGGTAACAGTAGCAAAGGTCGATGAGAACAGAAAACCTATTCCAGGAACTGAGATCAACTATGATGTAGATACACTATTATTATCTGTAGGATTAATCCCAGAGAATGATCTTTCTAGAAATGCAGGGATTGTATTAGATAGAAGAACATCAGGACCTATTGTAAATGAGTCTATGGAAACATCTATTGAAGGAATATTTGCATGTGGAAATGTAGTTCATGTACATGACTTAGTAGATTTCGTAAGTGCTGAATCTAGAAGAGCAGGGATAAATGCTGCTAAATATATAAAAAATGAAATTAAAAGAAATGAAGAATTTGTAGAGATAGATGGAACTAACGGTGTCAGCTATACAGTTCCTCAAAAATTTAGAAAAGAAAATGTAGATAAAGGTTTAGAAGTATTTATGAGAGTTAGAGAAGTATTTAAAGATGTAAAATTAGAAGTAAGATGTGGGGATGAAACAATAATGAGTTTGAAAAAATCTCATATGGCCCCTGGAGAGATGGAAAAAATAATGATTCCAAAAGTATTTATGGATAAGATCAAAACAAATAAGATCGAAGTTACAATAAAGAGATAG